The following are encoded in a window of Lactobacillus intestinalis genomic DNA:
- the secG gene encoding preprotein translocase subunit SecG, whose product MYNLFMTLLIIVSILIVIATMMQPQKQQDALNALSGGAVFSGQTKKRGFEAFMEKVTSVLLVLFFVFAIVLAYLSSK is encoded by the coding sequence TTGTACAATTTATTTATGACGCTACTAATTATTGTTTCAATCTTAATCGTCATCGCAACGATGATGCAGCCGCAAAAACAACAAGATGCATTAAATGCCCTTTCTGGCGGTGCAGTTTTTAGTGGTCAAACCAAAAAACGTGGTTTTGAAGCATTTATGGAAAAAGTAACTTCAGTGTTGTTGGTGCTATTTTTCGTATTCGCTATTGTATTAGCATATTTATCTTCAAAATAA